The proteins below are encoded in one region of Candidatus Brocadiaceae bacterium:
- a CDS encoding GxxExxY protein, with translation MIHEELTEKILSACFLVSNELGCGFLESVYEKALLIALREEGLKAEAQRPLKVLFHGESVGEFYPDIIVEETVVLELKTVKSIAPEHIAQILNYLKATGIAVGMLINFGNSKLEYRRFDNRF, from the coding sequence GTGATTCATGAAGAACTAACTGAAAAGATACTGAGTGCCTGTTTTCTCGTCAGCAATGAGCTTGGCTGTGGTTTTCTCGAATCAGTGTACGAAAAAGCCCTATTGATTGCACTGCGGGAGGAAGGGTTGAAGGCCGAAGCACAACGACCTCTGAAGGTTCTCTTTCATGGAGAATCTGTAGGGGAGTTTTACCCGGATATCATTGTCGAGGAAACCGTTGTGCTTGAACTCAAGACGGTTAAGTCTATTGCTCCGGAACACATCGCCCAGATCCTCAATTATCTGAAAGCAACCGGTATTGCAGTCGGAATGCTCATAAATTTCGGCAACTCAAAATTGGAATACAGGCGATTTGACAACCGTTTTTAA
- a CDS encoding PIN domain-containing protein produces MEFVRRVCLDTNIFLGIFLEEKDKVAPSLQILRLLSNGNLEGVVSSISLIEIATLFYQKGETQKGKKAVYPKEMAETFNDRRSKFILC; encoded by the coding sequence ATGGAATTTGTGAGGCGGGTTTGTCTTGATACCAACATCTTTCTGGGAATTTTCCTTGAGGAAAAAGATAAGGTAGCGCCATCCTTGCAAATATTACGTCTTCTTTCCAATGGCAACCTTGAGGGGGTTGTAAGCAGTATTTCACTAATAGAAATAGCAACCCTCTTTTATCAAAAGGGTGAAACTCAAAAAGGTAAAAAGGCAGTTTACCCTAAAGAAATGGCGGAGACATTCAACGATAGAAGAAGTAAATTTATCCTGTGCTGA
- a CDS encoding four helix bundle protein, which yields MKFGYEDLEVWNRSVDFAVSVIDLIENINTSRKHYRLFEQIEASSKA from the coding sequence GTTTGGTTACGAGGATTTAGAGGTTTGGAACAGATCTGTTGATTTTGCGGTTAGCGTTATTGATCTTATTGAGAATATTAATACGTCAAGGAAACATTACCGTCTTTTTGAACAAATAGAAGCAAGCTCAAAAGCATAG
- a CDS encoding DUF433 domain-containing protein — protein MNDRIIIDSHIQHGKPVIKGTRVPVARIIGGLAGGMTKDEIIREYEVSEEDIRAALAYASELIEKEEFHPLAM, from the coding sequence ATGAATGATCGGATTATTATAGACTCTCATATACAGCATGGCAAACCTGTTATCAAGGGAACAAGAGTTCCTGTAGCACGGATTATTGGGGGGCTTGCAGGTGGTATGACTAAGGATGAGATAATACGGGAGTATGAGGTGAGCGAGGAGGATATCCGGGCAGCTTTGGCCTATGCCAGTGAACTTATTGAAAAAGAGGAATTTCATCCTCTTGCAATGTAA
- a CDS encoding glycosyltransferase family 2 protein: MILPKVYSKKISIIVPIYKVEQYLCQCIDSLINQTYENIEILLINDGSPDRCPEICDEYAAKDNRVRVIHKENGGSSEARNSGINSAFGDYIMFVDSDDWIDLNTCEELIKVMDKESADIVLASYVREYKRKAIPKHIFNENYKVFNKQETKYRLHRRMFGLVDKELARPETADSIVSAWMKLYKKTIIADARFIDTKKIGTFEDGMFNINVFINCTKTVYIDKCFYHHRKVNPTSLTSVHKNFLYDKWLTLFSIMEDFIKNNCPEHVYYEALNNRICMSIIGLGLNEVSARNKSFFAKAKRINTILNSEKYKQSFAKFKMKYLPFEWKVFFLLCKFKMSSFLVVMLIVMQKLKSNVK; this comes from the coding sequence GTGATTCTACCGAAGGTATATAGTAAAAAAATAAGTATCATCGTACCAATTTATAAAGTTGAACAGTATCTTTGCCAATGTATTGATAGTTTAATAAACCAAACATATGAAAATATTGAAATTTTGTTGATTAATGATGGTTCGCCGGATAGATGTCCTGAAATTTGTGACGAATATGCTGCAAAAGATAATAGAGTTAGAGTAATACATAAAGAGAACGGTGGCTCATCTGAAGCAAGGAATTCTGGTATAAATTCTGCATTTGGTGATTACATAATGTTTGTTGATAGCGATGATTGGATTGATTTAAATACTTGTGAAGAGTTAATCAAGGTAATGGATAAAGAAAGTGCTGATATTGTTTTAGCGTCGTATGTTCGAGAATATAAGAGAAAAGCTATTCCAAAGCATATATTTAACGAGAATTATAAAGTATTTAACAAGCAGGAAACAAAGTACAGGCTTCATAGGAGAATGTTTGGTCTTGTTGATAAAGAGCTTGCAAGGCCTGAAACCGCTGATTCAATCGTAAGTGCTTGGATGAAATTATATAAGAAAACAATAATTGCGGATGCGAGGTTTATTGACACAAAAAAAATTGGCACTTTTGAAGATGGGATGTTTAACATTAACGTATTTATTAATTGCACTAAAACTGTCTATATAGACAAATGCTTTTACCATCATAGAAAAGTAAACCCAACATCGCTTACAAGTGTTCACAAGAATTTTTTGTATGATAAATGGTTAACTTTATTCAGCATAATGGAAGATTTTATAAAAAATAATTGCCCAGAACATGTGTATTATGAAGCTCTTAACAATCGTATTTGCATGAGCATAATTGGACTTGGACTAAATGAAGTCTCGGCAAGAAACAAGTCCTTTTTTGCAAAAGCAAAACGTATAAATACAATATTGAATTCTGAAAAATATAAACAATCTTTTGCGAAATTTAAGATGAAATACTTACCATTTGAATGGAAGGTGTTTTTTCTGCTTTGTAAGTTTAAAATGAGTTCTTTTTTAGTTGTAATGCTCATAGTTATGCAAAAATTAAAAAGCAATGTTAAGTGA
- a CDS encoding DUF5615 family PIN-like protein, translated as MKFLIDEDLPRSTVGLLQNYGHEAHDVRNIGLRGAKDSQIVSYAQSEGMCLVTGDFDFSDIRNYPPWQYSGIIVLSIPRDATARFILDLLENFLKQDKLVSEIRGKLAIVETWRIRVRKG; from the coding sequence ATGAAATTTCTGATTGATGAAGATTTGCCGCGCTCAACAGTTGGTCTATTACAGAACTATGGACATGAAGCACACGATGTGCGTAACATTGGTCTAAGAGGGGCAAAAGATTCACAGATTGTCTCTTATGCTCAAAGCGAAGGCATGTGTTTAGTGACAGGAGATTTTGATTTTTCTGATATTCGCAATTATCCGCCCTGGCAATATTCAGGGATTATCGTTCTGAGTATTCCAAGAGATGCAACAGCCCGCTTTATTCTTGATTTGCTCGAAAACTTTCTTAAACAAGATAAATTGGTTTCAGAAATAAGAGGGAAATTGGCAATTGTTGAAACATGGCGTATTAGGGTTAGAAAGGGTTAA
- a CDS encoding polysaccharide biosynthesis protein: MFKYKALLISGGTGSFGNTVLKKYLKTDIGEIRIFSRDEKKQDDMRHYFHDDRIKYYVGDIRDFDSILSALRGVDYIFHAAALKQVPSCEFYPVEAVRTNVIGTANLLKAAVQQRVKRVVCLSTDKAVYPINAMGMAKAMMEKVAIAESRNLKETETVIVVTRYGNVTASRGSVIPLFLDQILAGKPLTVTDTEMTRFLMHLDTAVDLVEFAFENGRNGDTFVRKSPASTIGDLAQAVKELLRADNEIRIIGTRHGEKLYESLLSREEMVKAEDMGDYYRVPADTRDLNYAKYFSEGDVKVSRMEEYHSHNTKRLSIPEVKELLLSLDCVREAMKEKGLL, encoded by the coding sequence ATGTTTAAATACAAAGCTCTACTAATCTCCGGCGGCACTGGTTCTTTCGGTAATACTGTGCTAAAGAAATATCTGAAGACGGATATCGGGGAAATCAGAATCTTTTCACGCGACGAGAAGAAGCAGGATGATATGCGACATTACTTTCATGATGACCGGATCAAATACTATGTCGGAGATATCCGAGACTTCGACAGTATCTTATCTGCGTTGCGTGGAGTCGACTACATCTTCCATGCGGCGGCACTCAAACAGGTACCATCCTGTGAATTCTATCCGGTCGAGGCTGTACGTACAAATGTTATCGGGACAGCTAATCTTCTCAAAGCAGCTGTTCAACAAAGGGTGAAACGGGTTGTTTGTCTGAGCACCGATAAGGCGGTCTACCCTATCAATGCAATGGGAATGGCGAAGGCTATGATGGAAAAGGTGGCTATTGCCGAATCACGCAACCTCAAGGAAACAGAAACGGTGATTGTCGTCACTCGTTATGGAAATGTTACGGCGTCAAGAGGATCTGTGATCCCACTGTTCCTTGATCAAATTCTTGCTGGTAAGCCACTGACTGTCACCGATACAGAAATGACCCGTTTCCTAATGCATCTCGATACTGCTGTTGATTTAGTTGAATTTGCCTTTGAGAATGGTCGTAACGGCGATACGTTTGTCCGTAAGTCACCAGCCTCGACGATAGGCGATTTGGCTCAGGCGGTCAAGGAACTACTGCGTGCGGACAACGAGATTCGCATTATCGGTACCCGCCACGGCGAAAAACTCTATGAGAGCCTGCTTTCCCGTGAAGAGATGGTCAAGGCAGAGGATATGGGAGACTACTATAGGGTTCCCGCCGACACCCGCGATCTTAACTATGCCAAGTACTTCTCGGAGGGCGATGTTAAGGTGTCTCGTATGGAGGAGTACCACTCACATAATACCAAACGACTCTCCATTCCCGAGGTTAAGGAGTTGTTGCTTTCCCTCGACTGTGTTCGTGAGGCAATGAAGGAAAAGGGACTACTATGA
- a CDS encoding capsular polysaccharide biosynthesis protein CapF, with translation MKTVLVTGSKGFIGSNLVAMIKGLPDIAVKTFDHDDEPIILEDYLAQVDFVIHLAGVNRPKNVQEYEQVNTGLTQTLISLLKQQRRSIPVLIASSTQAIVDSPYGISKRNAEDIVFAYARETKTTVFVYRLPNVFGKWCKPNYNSAVATFCHNIANDLPIQINDPNVMMNLVYIDDVVNNFIAALDGKPVTRGAYCVVEPVHTIKLGEIAELLRSFKASREDRSIPDMSDPFTKKLYSTYLSYLPVDQFSYPLKMNVDDRGSFTEFIKTADRGQVSINISKPGITKGNHWHNTKNEKFLVVSGQGIIRLRKIGSLDVIEYKVTDDKLEVVEIPAGYTHNITNTGVMDMVTVMWVNEPFDPEKPDTYFEPVSEQG, from the coding sequence ATGAAAACCGTTCTTGTCACTGGTTCCAAAGGTTTTATAGGCAGTAACCTTGTTGCTATGATAAAGGGTCTTCCTGATATAGCAGTCAAGACCTTTGATCATGATGATGAGCCTATAATTCTGGAAGATTATCTGGCTCAAGTAGATTTCGTCATTCATCTGGCAGGTGTCAACCGACCGAAGAATGTACAAGAGTATGAACAAGTAAATACCGGTCTAACACAGACACTTATCAGTTTGTTGAAGCAACAGAGACGTTCGATTCCCGTGTTGATTGCTTCATCGACTCAGGCAATAGTGGATAGTCCTTACGGCATTAGCAAGCGAAATGCAGAGGATATTGTTTTTGCATACGCTCGCGAGACAAAGACTACGGTCTTTGTCTATCGTTTGCCCAATGTCTTCGGCAAGTGGTGCAAGCCCAATTACAACAGCGCCGTCGCCACCTTCTGCCACAACATCGCCAACGATCTGCCGATTCAGATCAACGATCCAAACGTGATGATGAACCTGGTTTACATCGACGATGTGGTCAACAACTTTATTGCTGCCCTCGACGGCAAGCCAGTGACCAGGGGTGCTTACTGCGTGGTTGAACCGGTTCACACCATCAAACTCGGTGAGATTGCAGAACTGCTCCGCTCATTCAAGGCAAGCCGGGAAGATAGGAGCATCCCCGATATGTCCGACCCCTTTACCAAAAAGCTTTACAGCACCTATCTGAGTTATCTTCCAGTTGACCAGTTCAGCTATCCGCTGAAGATGAACGTGGACGACAGGGGATCGTTTACCGAGTTCATCAAAACCGCCGACCGCGGGCAGGTTTCAATAAATATCTCAAAACCAGGCATTACCAAGGGAAACCACTGGCACAATACAAAGAATGAAAAATTTCTTGTTGTGAGCGGACAAGGTATTATAAGGCTCAGGAAAATAGGTAGTCTCGATGTCATAGAATATAAAGTAACCGACGACAAACTTGAGGTTGTAGAAATACCTGCAGGTTATACGCACAATATAACAAATACCGGTGTCATGGATATGGTCACGGTCATGTGGGTCAACGAACCGTTTGACCCTGAAAAGCCGGATACCTATTTCGAACCGGTAAGCGAACAGGGATAA
- a CDS encoding glycosyltransferase, producing MGKQQIPLISIIIPVYKVENYLSKCVDSVLGQNFKNIEVILINDGSPDRCPEICDEYAAKDNRVRVIHKENGGLSEARNSGINSATGNYLMFLDSDDYWEGERCLENIVSRIISERAPDILVYGCIDFLVNKNFRKISRTGYDSGLLANSSKEQILRYFFKSGLFPGSAWITVTRREFIVSNNIYFIKGIKAEDIDWLLNVFLHAEVFDAIDDTFYIYQKYRTNSITGTSDRKSVESILFTIDLWYKKIQSDQYAYIKDYVLDYLAYQYSIALITYNNLDAKIKGRVLSELQKYSFLLLCGKGKKTKLLKIYYKLFGLYATAKTIGIFHDLKVRMS from the coding sequence ATGGGAAAACAACAAATACCATTAATAAGTATAATTATACCAGTTTATAAAGTTGAAAATTACCTTTCTAAATGTGTAGATAGTGTATTAGGTCAAAATTTCAAAAATATAGAAGTAATATTGATTAATGATGGTTCGCCGGATAGATGTCCTGAAATTTGTGACGAATATGCTGCAAAAGATAATAGAGTTAGAGTAATACATAAAGAGAACGGTGGCTTATCTGAAGCAAGGAATTCTGGTATAAATTCCGCAACCGGTAATTATCTGATGTTTCTTGACAGCGATGATTATTGGGAGGGAGAAAGGTGTTTAGAAAATATTGTATCAAGGATTATATCGGAAAGAGCGCCTGATATATTGGTTTATGGTTGCATAGATTTTTTGGTGAATAAAAATTTTAGAAAAATATCAAGGACAGGATATGATTCTGGTTTACTTGCCAACTCTTCAAAAGAGCAGATTTTAAGATATTTTTTTAAATCAGGATTGTTTCCAGGGTCGGCTTGGATAACAGTAACAAGAAGGGAATTTATTGTTAGCAATAATATTTATTTTATTAAAGGAATTAAGGCAGAAGATATTGATTGGCTGTTAAATGTTTTCCTGCATGCAGAGGTATTTGATGCAATAGATGATACCTTTTATATCTATCAAAAATACAGAACAAATTCAATTACTGGTACATCGGATAGAAAAAGCGTTGAGAGTATATTGTTTACTATTGATTTATGGTATAAAAAAATCCAAAGTGATCAATATGCATATATAAAAGATTACGTTCTAGATTATTTGGCCTATCAATATTCCATTGCGCTTATTACTTACAATAATCTAGATGCAAAAATAAAGGGACGGGTGCTATCAGAATTGCAAAAATATTCGTTCTTGCTGTTGTGTGGAAAGGGAAAGAAAACAAAGTTATTAAAAATCTATTATAAATTATTTGGATTATACGCTACAGCAAAGACTATAGGAATATTTCATGATTTAAAAGTGCGAATGAGCTAA